In Cryptomeria japonica chromosome 10, Sugi_1.0, whole genome shotgun sequence, a genomic segment contains:
- the LOC131858844 gene encoding uncharacterized protein LOC131858844: MKITTWNVRGLSTLDKRCLVKRALARCSSDIIAIQETKINHDKEDHFIKSCKVWEGFFQEAIGTAGGLGVMWNPSQVKLSLLEKAEHWILCTVFSFKENLNFPLINVYGPTKTLEKAQLWQVLMDKILVMDNDKIVVAGHFSALPDLREKWGGLRMPNKVMEDFREFVKQNHLMDVIHSNGLRQGDPLSPFLFVLMVEVLGRHIKNKVGLGSWKGFLIHDRLPLISHSQFADDTIIFGVASEREALVIRKVLEDYETDSSQSMNKQKSRIYFLNTSKRTQEKITRVLQFSQGSFPIQYLGVPLFAGRLDNRLWEEVVNKCKAKTVLWKNKWLSQAGHIQMIKAVLAVVPIYYMSCYRAPHKALSALDGMLKSFIWEGSREERKIPLISWDTACFLKVDGGIGLRKMNLQNLALGMKLAWKMYSNPQKGWCKLMSLKYMNLNEPKGIFTLANLTGGSPIWKFIWESRRIITEHLSWNSSDGRKAKVWRNSWNRDKALEDEFDDQD; the protein is encoded by the exons ATGAAGATCACCacctggaatgtcaggggtctaTCGACTCTTGACAAAAGATGCTTGGTCAAACGAGCGTTGGCTAGATGTAGCAGTGACATAATTGCAATTCAGGAAACAAAAATTAATCATGATAAGGAGGATCATTTTATTAAGTCATGTAAGGTATGGGAAGGTTTCTTCCAAGAAGCAATTGGGACAGCTGGAGGGTTGGGTGTGATGTGGAACCCTTCTCAAGTTAAACTATCCCTCTTGGAGAAAGCTGAACATTGGATTTTATGTACAGTCTTCAGCTTTAAGGAGAATCTAAATTTCCCCTTAATTAACGTATATGGACCAACGAAAACTTTGGAAAAGGCTCAGTTGTGGCAGGTCCTTATGGATAAAATTTTAGTTATGGATAACGACAAGATAGTAGTGGCTGGTCACTTCAGCGCCCTACCAGATTTGCGAGAGAAATGGGGAGGTCTGAGAATGCCAAATAAGGTAATGGAAGATTTTAGAGAGTTTGTCAAGCAGAATCACTTAATGGATGTGATCC ATTCTAATGGGCTTcgacaaggagatcctttgtcaCCATTTCTTTTTGTTCTTATGGTAGAAGTTCTTGGTAGGCATATCAAGAACAAGGTTGGGCTAGGTTCCTGGAAAGGATTTCTTATACATGACAGATTGCCTCTGATATCCCATTCGCAATTTGCGGACGATACTATTATTTTTGGTGTTGCATCAGAAAGAGAAGCTCTCGTCATCCGGAAGGTGTTAGAAGATTATGAAACAGACTCAAGTCAGAGTATGAACAAGCAAAAGTCAAGGATATATTTCCTCAATACAAGCAAGAGAACTCAGGAAAAGATTACAAGGGTGTTGCAATTTAGCCAGGGTTCCTTTCCTATTCAATATCTTGGGGTCCCTTTATTCGCAGGCAGATTGGATAATAGACTTTGGGAGGAAGTAGTCAATAAATGCAAAGCTAAAACTGTCCTCTGGAAGAACAAGTGGCTTTCACAAGCAGGTCACATCCAAATGATTAAAGCAGTGTTAGCCGTTGTGCCCATCTATTATATGTCATGCTATAGGGCTCCACACAAGGCCTTGTCTGCATTGGATGGCATGCTAAAAAGCTTCATTTGGGAAGGCTCACGGGAGGAAAGAAAGATCCCTTTGATAAGTTGGGACACAGCTTGCTTTCTCAAGGTGGATGGAGGAATAGGTCTTAGGAAGATGAATCTGCAGAACCTGGCTCTAGGTATGAAACTCGCGTGGAAGATGTACAGCAACCCACAAAAAGGATGGTGTAAGTTGATGTCACTCAAATACATGAATTTGAACGAGCCAAAAGGAATCTTCACCTTGGCTAACTTGACTGGTGGATCTCCTATTTGGAAGTTCATTTGGGAGAGCCGCAGGATCATAACAGAGCACTTGTCATGGAATTCAAGTGATGGCCGCAAAGCTAAAGTTTGGAGGAACTCATGGAATAGAGATAAGGCATTGGAGGATGAGTTCGATGATCAAGATTAG
- the LOC131079175 gene encoding 2-oxoglutarate-dependent dioxygenase DAO-like, with product MYDVASEPSPDCTDSPSHIDGNNITLLQEDEAGGFQFLKGGEWMDVKPIPHSLIAVAGDGFQAWSHGRVLNVKHRVMVKKQQSRLSMTFFNVFPEVMEIKAPPELIDEEHPQLYRSFQNREFIQYMMKHAKERDDQLLMMYVGIPAPTS from the exons ATGTACGACGTGGCATCTGAACCATCTCCTGATTGCACGGATAGTCCATCCCACATAGATGGAAACAACATCACCCTACTACAGGAGGACGAAGCAGGGGGCTTTCAATTTTTGAAGGGAGGGGAATGGATGGACGTCAAACCCATTCCTCACTCCCTCATTGCAGTGGCAGGCGATGGTTTTCAG GCATGGAGTCATGGCAGAGTTCTCAATGTGAAACACCGTGTGATGGTGAAAAAACAACAGTCTCGTCTGTCAATGACCTTCTTTAATGTATTTCCAGAGGTGATGGAGATAAAAGCACCGCCAGAGCTTATAGATGAAGAGCACCCACAGCTTTACAGGTCATTCCAGAATAGGGAGTTTATTCAGTACATGATGAAACACGCAAAAGAAAGGGACGACCAGCTCTTGATGATGTATGTCGGCATTCCTGCTCCAACTTCATAG
- the LOC131079174 gene encoding probable inactive 2-oxoglutarate-dependent dioxygenase AOP2 produces the protein MDSDTIIGQNEGEQVPVIDLSLLRESTYVEVRKACEEWGCFVVANHGVKEEIIDGMDSATRDAFALPKETRQKNAFPRRDFGYISDLPALPFYESLGVPGAPDRDAIQKFSDQLWPQGNSHICKIIQEYTSDVEELMIEIIKIIFRSFTISKYYESQFYALLRLNYYDIPPNKTGGVSPHADHDFITILYQDKNGGLEVQNKYGRWAKVKFMPNSFIVLMGDCMKAWSNGRIWNCIHRVIMKECETPRVSLPYFYYFSDEVVINAPPELIDENHPRLYKPFKYPEFRAFYGEMSYKKIQEFETLRNDTELPFIDMFALITIE, from the exons ATGGATTCTGACACAATCATAGGCCAGAATGAGGGAGAACAAGTACCTGTCATTGATCTTTCTCTTCTTAGAGAAAGTACGTATGTTGAAGTGAGAAAGGCTTGTGAAGAATGGGGGTGTTTTGTGGTGGCGAATCATGGAGTTAAGGAGGAGATCATTGATGGGATGGATTCAGCTACTCGAGATGCATTTGCACTCCCCAAGGAGACCAGACAGAAAAATGCTTTTCCAAGAAGGGACTTTGGCTACATCTCTGATTTGCCTGCACTGCCCTTTTACGAGAGCCTTGGTGTTCCTGGAGCTCCAGATCGTGATGCCATTCAGAAGTTTTCAGATCAACTGTGGCCTCAAGGAAATTCGCATATCTG CAAAATCATCCAGGAATACACTTCTGACGTTGAAGAGTTGATGATCGAGATcatcaaaataattttcagaagCTTTACAATTAGCAAGTATTATGAATCTCAGTTTTATGCTCTTCTTCGCCTGAATTACTATGATATACCACCAAATAAAACAGGAGGAGTCTCACCCCATGCTGATCATGATTTTATAACCATACTCTACCAGGATAAGAATGGTGGTCTTGAGGTTCAGAACAAGTATGGAAGGTGGGCAAAAGTGAAATTTATGCCAAATTCTTTCATTGTTCTGATGGGTGACTGCATGAAGGCATGGAGTAATGGGAGGATATGGAACTGCATACACAGAGTTATAATGAAAGAATGTGAGACTCCTCGCGTGTCGCTGCCATATTTTTACTACTTTTCTGATGAGGTAGTTATAAATGCACCTCCAGAATTAATTGATGAAAATCATCCTCGTCTCTACAAACCATTCAAGTATCCAGAGTTCAGAGCTTTCTATGGAGAGATGTCCTACAAGAAAATTCAGGAGTTTGAGACTTTGCGAAATGACACAGAGCTACCTTTCATTGACATGTTTGCTCTTATTACGATAGAGTAG